A genomic segment from Armatimonadota bacterium encodes:
- the adhC gene encoding dihydrolipoamide acetyltransferase component of pyruvate dehydrogenase complex, which produces MAEYFNLPMLGQTMEEGTITRWLKAEGDYIRRGDIIAEVMTDKANLEVDATFEGYLRKILVAEGETIPVNAPIAIISKTPDEDISALLTPGAKPEPQPAAAQVAARESAQTAPVAQTSATTTTEQRLFISPRARRLAQEKGVPLQALAGRGTGPQGRILERDVESVWQELMSTRPRVTPLAEKVAAEAGVDVAAVAGTGVGGRVTKEDVLRATTPSVAPAPPPPVTPTAPPAGAQVIKLAGLRKLVAENVVKGFFSAPPVTLVAEVDMTDCVRLREQLMPEVEKAYGTRLTYTDLIVKAVARALREFPLMNATLQDDQITIHADINVGVAVAVEEGLLVPVVKGADCKTLGEISRELKEMAERARAGKSTPDDLSGGTFTITNLGAYDVEMFNPVLVPGQTGILGVGRIAEKPAIREGQMVARHLMNLCLTFDHRVLDGAPAARFLQRVKALLESPMLLLI; this is translated from the coding sequence ATGGCAGAGTATTTCAACCTGCCCATGCTCGGGCAAACGATGGAGGAGGGTACCATTACCCGGTGGCTCAAAGCGGAAGGGGATTACATCCGTCGTGGCGACATCATCGCCGAGGTGATGACCGATAAAGCCAACCTGGAAGTGGACGCCACCTTTGAAGGCTATCTGCGCAAGATTCTGGTGGCAGAGGGAGAAACCATTCCCGTCAACGCCCCCATTGCCATTATCAGCAAGACGCCCGATGAGGACATCTCCGCCCTGCTAACACCAGGTGCGAAGCCCGAACCGCAACCTGCTGCGGCTCAGGTAGCGGCACGAGAATCGGCTCAGACGGCACCCGTCGCGCAGACCTCTGCGACAACAACCACCGAGCAACGCCTGTTCATCAGCCCACGCGCACGACGACTGGCGCAGGAGAAGGGAGTGCCCCTGCAGGCTCTCGCTGGACGCGGCACGGGACCACAGGGACGCATCCTGGAACGCGATGTGGAAAGCGTGTGGCAGGAACTGATGTCCACCAGGCCGCGCGTGACACCGCTGGCAGAGAAGGTGGCCGCAGAGGCAGGCGTGGACGTGGCGGCGGTTGCAGGCACAGGCGTCGGGGGACGAGTGACCAAAGAGGATGTGCTTCGCGCTACCACGCCTTCCGTCGCCCCCGCACCACCTCCCCCTGTCACGCCGACCGCGCCACCTGCAGGTGCGCAGGTCATCAAACTGGCTGGTCTGCGCAAACTGGTCGCAGAGAACGTGGTGAAAGGTTTCTTCTCCGCGCCACCGGTGACGCTGGTGGCGGAGGTGGACATGACCGATTGTGTGCGCCTGCGCGAACAGCTGATGCCTGAGGTGGAGAAGGCGTACGGCACTCGTCTGACCTACACCGACCTTATCGTGAAGGCGGTGGCACGCGCCCTGCGGGAGTTCCCCCTGATGAACGCCACCCTGCAGGACGACCAGATTACGATACACGCCGACATCAACGTGGGCGTGGCTGTGGCGGTCGAAGAGGGCTTGCTGGTTCCCGTCGTGAAGGGGGCAGACTGCAAAACGCTGGGCGAAATCTCTCGCGAGCTGAAAGAGATGGCGGAGCGCGCTCGCGCAGGCAAAAGCACCCCCGATGACCTGTCGGGTGGCACGTTCACTATTACCAACCTCGGCGCGTATGACGTGGAGATGTTCAACCCCGTGCTGGTGCCGGGGCAGACGGGCATTCTGGGCGTGGGGCGTATTGCGGAGAAGCCCGCCATTCGCGAGGGACAGATGGTGGCGCGTCACCTGATGAACCTGTGCCTCACCTTCGACCATCGCGTGCTGGATGGCGCACCCGCCGCGCGCTTCCTGCAGAGGGTGAAGGCGCTTCTGGAATCGCCCATGCTGTTGTTGATTTGA
- a CDS encoding non-ribosomal peptide synthase, producing MSQHDWQVVSRATPEQVAFYRQQGYLKFGRLFTREELDALREHVDQMIASLPPGKRPEELDVPHFEDPWLFRYLAHPRVLDVVECFIGPDIVLWSSHFIAKPGGDGKAVPWHTDGDYWGNRLEPMEVITLWLAVDESTRENGCMRVIPGSHRWQHPGREAYRPVDIATHVFSTELQNVDESQAVDIELAIGECSFHDAWTVHASAPNHSSKRRCGYTMRYMPAYVVHNDTSGRHRIYLLRGEDRTGGRNVYTPVPSF from the coding sequence ATGTCCCAACACGACTGGCAGGTTGTCTCTCGTGCCACCCCAGAACAGGTAGCCTTTTACAGGCAACAGGGTTACTTGAAGTTCGGGCGTCTCTTCACCCGCGAGGAGCTGGACGCTCTGCGCGAGCATGTAGACCAGATGATCGCTTCACTACCTCCCGGAAAACGCCCTGAAGAGCTGGATGTGCCTCATTTTGAAGACCCCTGGTTATTCCGCTATCTGGCTCATCCGCGTGTGCTGGATGTGGTCGAGTGCTTCATCGGACCCGACATCGTGCTGTGGAGCAGTCACTTCATTGCCAAGCCGGGGGGCGACGGCAAAGCGGTGCCCTGGCATACGGACGGCGACTACTGGGGGAACCGCCTGGAGCCGATGGAGGTGATCACCCTCTGGCTGGCAGTAGACGAGTCCACCCGAGAGAACGGCTGCATGCGCGTCATTCCCGGCTCGCATCGCTGGCAGCATCCCGGGCGCGAAGCGTACCGCCCGGTGGACATCGCGACGCACGTCTTCTCCACCGAACTGCAAAACGTAGACGAGTCGCAGGCGGTAGACATCGAGCTGGCGATAGGGGAATGCAGCTTCCACGATGCATGGACGGTTCACGCCTCCGCCCCCAACCATTCCAGCAAGCGTCGATGTGGGTATACCATGCGCTACATGCCAGCGTATGTGGTGCATAACGACACCAGTGGCAGGCACCGCATTTACCTGCTGAGGGGCGAAGACCGCACTGGTGGGAGGAACGTCTACACGCCGGTACCGTCGTTCTGA
- a CDS encoding glucosamine--fructose-6-phosphate aminotransferase, with translation MAEQHHMHREIHEQPQVIRTVAERSVRSAQALAQAIRDRGIQFAMISARGTSDNAALYTKYRMEIEAGIPVGSAAPSIFTLYHGQLNLSRALVLGISQSGKAQDVVEVVSAARAAGALTAAITNDPSSELAQVAEHVLLCHAGEERSVAATKTYTATLANVALLVDALVGRTRPGEDIEEAAQGMEQVLAMEEEIELLAERYRYMSACMVLSRGYNFCTAHEAALKMMETGYVIARAYSAADFLHGPIAVVDTGFPCFVYAPNGSAYATMLQLTAKLRERGAEIVVISCNPEILRLATRMVVLPCDIAERISPLVYIVAGQLFAFHLSETRGYDPDRPRGLSKITITR, from the coding sequence ATGGCAGAACAGCATCACATGCATCGCGAAATACACGAACAACCGCAGGTGATTCGCACCGTGGCGGAGAGGAGTGTACGCTCCGCACAGGCATTAGCGCAGGCAATACGCGACAGGGGCATCCAGTTCGCGATGATCAGTGCTCGCGGCACCTCGGACAACGCAGCACTCTACACGAAGTACCGTATGGAGATAGAAGCGGGTATTCCGGTGGGTTCAGCAGCACCTTCTATTTTCACGCTGTATCACGGACAGCTGAACCTTTCTCGCGCTCTGGTGCTGGGCATCAGTCAGTCCGGCAAGGCGCAAGACGTGGTGGAGGTCGTTTCCGCCGCACGCGCCGCAGGAGCGCTGACCGCCGCCATCACCAACGACCCCAGCTCGGAGCTGGCGCAGGTGGCGGAGCATGTGCTGCTCTGCCATGCGGGCGAGGAGCGCAGTGTCGCCGCCACCAAGACCTATACCGCTACCCTAGCAAACGTTGCGCTGCTGGTGGATGCCCTGGTGGGGCGAACGCGCCCGGGCGAGGACATCGAGGAAGCAGCACAGGGCATGGAGCAAGTGCTGGCAATGGAAGAGGAGATAGAGCTGCTCGCCGAGCGCTACCGTTACATGTCTGCGTGTATGGTGCTGTCGCGGGGCTACAACTTCTGCACGGCGCATGAAGCTGCGCTGAAGATGATGGAGACCGGTTACGTGATTGCACGTGCCTACTCCGCCGCCGACTTCCTGCACGGTCCGATTGCGGTGGTGGACACAGGCTTTCCCTGTTTCGTGTATGCGCCGAACGGTAGCGCCTATGCGACCATGCTCCAGCTCACCGCCAAACTGCGCGAACGCGGGGCGGAGATTGTGGTCATCTCCTGCAACCCGGAGATTCTGCGTCTGGCAACCCGTATGGTGGTGCTGCCGTGTGATATTGCCGAACGCATTAGCCCGCTGGTGTATATCGTTGCGGGGCAGCTGTTCGCGTTCCATCTGTCCGAAACGCGCGGATACGACCCGGACCGTCCACGTGGGCTGAGCAAGATCACGATTACCCGATGA
- a CDS encoding tryptophan--tRNA ligase, whose translation MSKPRLLSGMQPTGVLHLGNLEGALRNWVQLQEQYDSYFCIVDWHALTTLAERTEEIPHNVREVAIDYIAAGLDPQKCAIFVQSHVKEHAELHLLFSMITPLGWLERVPTYKEKRENLQMESVSYGLLGYPVLQAADILIYKAAVVPVGEDQLPHLELTREIARRFNFLYGEVFPEPQALLTPAARVPGLDGRKMSKSYDNAIYLSDDAQTVTHKVKQAFTDPLKIRKNDPGHPEGCVVFALHQIYSKEEAATVEAECRAGQRGCVDCKMQLAGNLNTALDPLRHRRQELLAKAGELERILKEGAEKARAVASETMKEVREAMHLE comes from the coding sequence ATGTCCAAACCCCGCCTTCTCAGCGGAATGCAACCAACGGGCGTCTTGCATCTGGGGAACCTGGAAGGCGCTTTGCGGAACTGGGTACAACTGCAAGAGCAGTATGACTCCTACTTTTGTATTGTCGACTGGCACGCGCTCACCACGCTTGCCGAGCGCACCGAGGAGATACCGCACAACGTGCGCGAAGTCGCCATTGACTATATTGCTGCCGGACTGGACCCGCAAAAATGCGCTATCTTCGTGCAATCGCATGTCAAAGAACACGCGGAGCTGCATCTGCTCTTTTCGATGATCACCCCGCTGGGATGGTTGGAGCGAGTGCCTACCTATAAGGAGAAGCGGGAGAATTTGCAGATGGAATCGGTCTCCTATGGTCTGCTGGGATACCCCGTACTGCAGGCTGCGGACATCCTTATCTACAAGGCTGCCGTCGTGCCGGTCGGCGAGGACCAGCTGCCTCATCTGGAGTTGACTCGTGAGATCGCCAGGCGGTTTAACTTCCTGTACGGCGAGGTGTTCCCGGAGCCACAGGCACTGCTCACTCCGGCTGCACGTGTGCCCGGTCTGGACGGACGGAAGATGAGCAAGTCCTATGATAACGCTATCTACCTCTCCGACGATGCGCAGACAGTCACGCACAAAGTGAAACAAGCCTTTACCGACCCGCTGAAGATTCGCAAGAACGACCCGGGTCATCCCGAAGGGTGCGTGGTCTTCGCCCTGCATCAAATATACAGCAAGGAGGAAGCGGCAACCGTGGAGGCGGAATGCCGCGCCGGACAGCGGGGATGCGTAGATTGCAAAATGCAACTGGCAGGCAATCTGAACACCGCTTTAGACCCGCTACGCCATCGCAGGCAGGAGCTGCTGGCTAAGGCTGGCGAGCTGGAACGCATCCTAAAGGAAGGAGCGGAAAAAGCCCGTGCCGTCGCCAGCGAAACGATGAAGGAAGTGCGCGAGGCGATGCATCTGGAGTGA
- a CDS encoding LacI family transcriptional regulator has translation MKLQRTDMGSIAREVGVSKTTVYRALHNKGRIHPQTRERILRVAHELGYRPNLVARSLRIQKTSTIGLVVIGLTGWFYSHILEGVDGVAQANQYGVLLACSYGNPDKEREIIQMLLDKRVDGLIVAPADPEENRDFYEELLALQVPVVLIDRYIPGLPIDFVATNNELGGYLATKHLLQLGRRQIVFVSNGSRERRATSVIGRFTGYQRALAECDICQTIELGPGLPDIFPEEEYAYNAVSHYLERGGKLDGAFAVNDDVAYGVIRALQTRGIRVPDDVSVVGFDDQDTSAFFSPPLTTVAQPMREIGRQAAFLLLERIHKGRSTPQQQIMLVPRLVVRQSCGAHSKNDV, from the coding sequence ATGAAACTACAGCGTACAGATATGGGTTCGATTGCCCGCGAGGTGGGAGTTTCCAAAACGACGGTCTACCGTGCTCTCCATAACAAAGGCAGGATCCACCCCCAGACTCGTGAGCGGATTCTTCGCGTCGCGCACGAACTCGGTTACCGTCCCAATCTGGTTGCCCGGAGTCTGCGAATACAAAAAACATCCACGATCGGTCTGGTCGTCATCGGTCTCACTGGCTGGTTCTACTCGCATATTCTGGAGGGCGTGGATGGAGTGGCGCAGGCAAACCAGTATGGTGTGCTGCTTGCCTGCTCCTACGGCAATCCCGACAAGGAACGGGAAATCATCCAGATGTTGCTGGACAAGAGAGTAGACGGTTTGATCGTCGCCCCTGCAGACCCCGAGGAGAACCGGGATTTCTACGAGGAACTGCTTGCTTTGCAAGTGCCTGTGGTGCTCATAGACCGCTATATCCCCGGTCTACCCATTGATTTTGTCGCCACGAACAATGAACTGGGGGGGTATCTGGCAACCAAGCATCTGCTGCAACTGGGCAGGCGACAGATTGTGTTCGTGTCGAACGGTTCGCGCGAACGACGCGCTACCTCGGTCATTGGACGCTTTACAGGATACCAGCGTGCCCTCGCGGAGTGCGACATCTGTCAGACGATCGAACTGGGCCCCGGTTTGCCTGATATTTTCCCCGAAGAAGAGTATGCATACAACGCGGTCAGCCACTATCTCGAACGGGGTGGAAAATTGGATGGTGCCTTTGCGGTGAACGACGATGTCGCTTACGGAGTTATCCGCGCTCTGCAGACACGTGGCATTCGCGTCCCAGATGACGTCTCGGTGGTTGGTTTTGACGATCAGGATACCAGTGCATTTTTCTCACCTCCTTTGACAACGGTGGCACAGCCCATGCGCGAAATCGGTCGACAGGCGGCTTTCCTCTTGTTGGAAAGGATACACAAGGGCAGGTCGACGCCGCAGCAACAGATAATGCTGGTTCCTCGTCTGGTTGTCCGGCAATCTTGTGGGGCACATTCGAAGAACGACGTTTAG